The genomic interval ATACCTGCCGGTTGTTGAAAGCGGTTTTACCAACGCCACCTCCGCAGTAGGGGCACAGGGCGTCTGGCAGTTTATGCCGGCTACAGCAGCGGCTATGGGACTGGAGGTACGATATGATAATGACGAACGCAATCACCTGCTGAAATCTACACATGCCGCCTGCCGTTATCTTCAGCAGCTATATGCACAGCTGCATTCATGGACGCTCGCTGCTGCCGCTTATAATGCTGGTGCAGGCAACATCTCCCGTAATATGAAAAGGCAGGGGAGCAGTGATTACTATCAGCTGGTGCTGAACAATGAAACCGCGCAATACATTTACAAGATCATCGCTATTAAGCAACTGTTCGAGAGTCCGGAGCTGTATATTCCCGGGTTCGGATATAATGTGTTCAACAAAGAGAATACGAATGTCTCTGTATTTGCAGGGCCTTCCTCTGGTATAGTACAGCCTGGACAGGCGAATAAAGATTTTAAATCGATCCGCATTACGGTGGATGTTAAATCAAGGACTAAGGCTCCTGTTGCTGCGGCGGTCTTTGCGGCGAGGTTACAGCGGAGTAATACCTTCGAAGATGGTCAGCTGGTGAGTGTTCTGCTGCTGGATGACCTGCAGGCAAATGGGGTGTATATCAGGAAGAACACGAAATTGTCGGGGCGGGGATGGATTGTGAGTGATCGGGTGTATGTGGATCTTGGTTTCGGGAATACGATTACACTGTGTGATGCGGGGGGAAGGAAGGGA from Chitinophaga filiformis carries:
- a CDS encoding lytic transglycosylase domain-containing protein, whose amino-acid sequence is MRTIIHILFVGCLCMFALTGAAQVTFCGEIVPMERDFVSYKLMDVIKGHLKYRNFLPVLKAKTDIYFPVIIPILHQYNIPEDFKYLPVVESGFTNATSAVGAQGVWQFMPATAAAMGLEVRYDNDERNHLLKSTHAACRYLQQLYAQLHSWTLAAAAYNAGAGNISRNMKRQGSSDYYQLVLNNETAQYIYKIIAIKQLFESPELYIPGFGYNVFNKENTNVSVFAGPSSGIVQPGQANKDFKSIRITVDVKSRTKAPVAAAVFAARLQRSNTFEDGQLVSVLLLDDLQANGVYIRKNTKLSGRGWIVSDRVYVDLGFGNTITLCDAGGRKGVPAASLKAGEDVRLLKI